In a genomic window of Halostella litorea:
- a CDS encoding homoserine kinase yields the protein MLTVRAPATSANLGSGFDVFGAALDRPADVIRVERASETTIEVTGAGSEFIPEDPEKNTAGAVAEALDAPARIRIDKGVRPASGLGSSAASAAGAALALNELYDRGLTREELVPVAAEGEALVSGEAHEDNVAPALLGGFTVARGDGVAQIDADVPLVVCLPDIVVSTRDARRVVPESADVEDVVDTVGRAATLTIGMARDDPALVGVGMEDDIVTPARAALIEGYDAVRDAALDAGATGVTVSGAGPGVIAACHDDGRRRVAAAMVEAFDDAGIDSRAYRTRIADGAELFRDP from the coding sequence ATGCTCACCGTCCGCGCTCCCGCGACCAGCGCGAACCTCGGGAGCGGCTTCGACGTGTTCGGGGCCGCGCTAGACCGCCCCGCGGACGTGATCCGCGTCGAGCGCGCGTCGGAGACGACCATCGAGGTCACGGGGGCCGGCAGCGAGTTCATCCCGGAGGACCCGGAGAAAAACACCGCCGGGGCCGTCGCGGAGGCGCTCGACGCCCCCGCCCGGATCCGCATCGACAAGGGCGTCCGGCCCGCGTCGGGACTCGGCTCCTCGGCCGCCAGCGCCGCGGGCGCGGCGCTGGCCCTGAACGAACTGTACGACCGCGGCCTCACCCGGGAGGAACTCGTGCCCGTCGCCGCAGAGGGCGAGGCGCTGGTGTCCGGCGAGGCCCACGAGGACAACGTCGCGCCCGCCCTGCTCGGCGGCTTCACCGTCGCCCGCGGCGACGGCGTCGCGCAGATCGACGCCGACGTGCCCCTCGTCGTCTGTCTCCCCGACATCGTCGTCTCGACCCGCGACGCCCGCCGCGTCGTCCCCGAATCCGCCGACGTGGAGGACGTGGTCGACACCGTCGGCCGCGCCGCCACGCTCACGATCGGCATGGCCCGCGACGACCCCGCCCTCGTCGGCGTGGGGATGGAGGACGACATCGTCACCCCCGCCCGCGCCGCGCTCATCGAAGGCTACGACGCCGTCCGCGACGCCGCGCTCGACGCCGGCGCGACCGGCGTCACCGTCAGCGGGGCCGGGCCGGGCGTCATCGCCGCCTGCCACGACGACGGCCGCCGCCGCGTCGCCGCCGCGATGGTCGAGGCGTTCGACGACGCCGGCATCGACAGCCGCGCCTACCGGACCCGGATCGCCGACGGCGCGGAACTGTTCCGTGACCCGTGA
- the pdxS gene encoding pyridoxal 5'-phosphate synthase lyase subunit PdxS: MAEETDLEELKRGTELVKRGFARMQKGGVIMDVVNREQARIAEDAGAVAVMALEAVPADIRKRGGVARMPDPVDVEAIIDEVSIPVMGKSRIGHTKEAQILESIGVDMIDESEVLTPADDRYHIDKREFTSPFVCGARNLGEALRRIDEGAAMIRTKGEAGTGDVNQAVHHQRNIKGSIRKLEGMSYQEREKWAREHEAPADLVHETADQGRLPVVNFAAGGIATPADAALMMHHGCDGIFVGSGIFGAEDPEAMGEAIVQATNNWDDPAELAEISKDIGSGMRGDANADLPEEEKLQDRGV; the protein is encoded by the coding sequence ATGGCCGAAGAGACCGATCTGGAGGAGCTCAAACGCGGGACGGAACTGGTCAAGCGGGGCTTCGCCCGCATGCAGAAAGGCGGCGTCATCATGGACGTCGTCAACCGCGAACAGGCCCGGATCGCCGAGGACGCCGGCGCGGTGGCGGTGATGGCTCTGGAGGCCGTCCCGGCCGACATCCGCAAGCGCGGCGGCGTCGCCCGCATGCCCGACCCCGTCGACGTCGAAGCGATCATCGACGAGGTGTCGATCCCCGTCATGGGCAAGTCCCGGATCGGCCACACGAAGGAGGCCCAGATCCTGGAGTCGATCGGCGTCGACATGATAGACGAGAGCGAGGTGCTGACGCCCGCCGACGACCGCTACCACATCGACAAGCGCGAGTTCACCTCGCCGTTCGTCTGCGGCGCGCGCAACCTCGGCGAGGCGCTGCGCCGCATCGACGAGGGCGCGGCGATGATCCGCACCAAGGGCGAGGCCGGCACCGGCGACGTCAACCAGGCCGTCCACCACCAGCGCAACATCAAGGGCTCGATCCGCAAGCTCGAGGGGATGAGCTACCAGGAGCGCGAGAAGTGGGCCCGCGAGCACGAAGCGCCCGCCGACCTCGTCCACGAGACGGCCGACCAGGGCCGACTGCCGGTCGTCAACTTCGCCGCCGGCGGCATCGCGACGCCTGCGGACGCCGCCCTGATGATGCACCACGGCTGCGACGGCATCTTCGTCGGCAGCGGCATCTTCGGCGCGGAGGACCCCGAGGCGATGGGCGAGGCCATCGTGCAGGCGACGAACAACTGGGACGACCCCGCCGAACTCGCCGAGATCAGCAAGGACATCGGCAGCGGCATGCGCGGCGACGCCAACGCCGACCTCCCCGAGGAGGAGAAGCTCCAGGACCGCGGCGTCTAG
- a CDS encoding DUF1405 domain-containing protein — protein MSTLPARPSLPRYVAPVPRKLEDLGLRLAWIVVAINLLGTAFGFWYYGFDPLMLSGSLITGQLATEPTAMWPFVPDSPVATLFIAAAVASWKLGRQREWLTALAFFGCLKLGLWTPYVLLVFKSDFSYLHPAMYNFLFWSHLAMVVQGFVLYRIADFRVGGVAVALLWYGFNDVVDYFVPIVGTPHHTFVPAEDLTGSAVVHTSPAHEYAAAGAVVLTLLATFLALATRVKKLELEQGP, from the coding sequence ATGTCAACGCTCCCGGCGCGGCCGTCGCTGCCGCGGTACGTCGCGCCCGTCCCGCGGAAGCTGGAGGACCTTGGCCTCCGACTCGCGTGGATCGTGGTCGCCATCAACCTGCTCGGCACCGCCTTCGGCTTCTGGTACTACGGTTTCGACCCGCTCATGCTCTCGGGGTCGCTGATAACCGGTCAACTGGCGACCGAGCCGACCGCGATGTGGCCGTTCGTCCCCGACAGCCCCGTGGCGACGCTGTTTATCGCCGCCGCCGTCGCCTCGTGGAAGCTCGGCCGCCAGCGCGAGTGGCTCACCGCGCTCGCCTTCTTCGGCTGTCTCAAGCTCGGGCTCTGGACGCCGTACGTCCTGCTCGTGTTCAAGTCCGACTTCTCCTACCTCCACCCCGCGATGTACAACTTCCTGTTCTGGAGCCACCTGGCGATGGTCGTCCAGGGATTCGTCCTCTACCGCATCGCGGACTTCCGGGTCGGTGGCGTCGCCGTCGCCCTGCTGTGGTACGGGTTCAACGACGTGGTCGACTACTTCGTCCCCATCGTCGGGACGCCCCACCACACGTTCGTCCCCGCCGAGGACCTGACCGGCAGCGCCGTCGTCCACACTTCGCCCGCCCACGAGTACGCTGCCGCCGGCGCAGTCGTGCTGACGCTGCTGGCGACGTTCCTGGCGCTCGCGACGCGGGTGAAGAAGCTCGAACTCGAACAAGGGCCCTGA
- a CDS encoding valine--tRNA ligase, with protein sequence MSADTEPRDRLDGDYDAEATESKWQEHWVENDTYAYEGDAETDPNTVYSIDTPPPTVSGSLHMGHMYGQALQDFAARFHRMHDGDAMFPFGYDDNGIASERLTEQELGIRHGEYSRREFQEKCREVCREYEAEFTEKMQGLGISIDWNRTYKTISPEVQRTSQLSFLDLYEQGREYRKQAPAIWCPDCETAISQVEQEDAERHTHFNDVRFDLTEPTESGRDSFVIGTTRPELLPACVAVFVHPDDDENRELIGREAEVPLFGHSVPIIEDDRVDLETGTGVVMCCTFGDQNDIEWYQAHDLPLRVAIDESATMTDLAGDYEGMSTHEAREAIAEDLDEAGHLVDREEHTHTVQVHERCETDVEFRVSEQWYVEILDHKEEYLEAGREMDWYPEKMFTRYEHWIEGLEWDWLISRQRDSGIPFPVWYCEDCGEEVVADREALPVDPLADDPPVDACPECGHDSFEPEDDVFDTWATSSLTPLINAGWDPETLGDGDLAAGDLDHPELYPFDLRPQAHDIISFWLFHTVVKCYEHTGEVPFDTVMIHGHVLDENREKMSKSKGNIVAPKDVVAEYPVDAIRYWAASTAVGDDFPFLDKDIVAGEKLLRKLWNASKLVDQLTPETVDEPAELDPIDEWILAELDAVVEDLTDHFEAYEFAKARDRLRTFFWNTFCDDYLEIAKNRDTDSTAYALRTAHRTFCKLFAPLLPHVTEELWRAMHGDDSVHTTDWPEPRGYEADLAAGETAMEVVSALRKYKTEHQLALNADVDAVEVYGDLGGMADAVAEVMHVGKLETFDAEPDTTTEITSIDLDYSTVGPQYGEKVGDIDAAIEAGEFEVADDGLRVAGETLGPDLFEVERERTYSGEGEMIETESAVVVVRN encoded by the coding sequence ATGAGCGCAGACACCGAACCCCGAGACCGCCTCGACGGCGACTACGACGCCGAGGCGACCGAATCGAAGTGGCAGGAGCACTGGGTCGAAAACGACACGTACGCCTACGAGGGCGACGCGGAGACGGACCCCAACACCGTCTACTCCATCGACACCCCCCCACCGACCGTGTCCGGGAGCCTCCACATGGGCCACATGTACGGCCAGGCTCTCCAGGACTTCGCCGCCCGGTTCCACCGGATGCACGACGGCGACGCGATGTTCCCGTTCGGCTACGACGACAACGGGATCGCCTCCGAACGGCTCACCGAGCAGGAACTGGGCATCCGCCATGGCGAGTACTCCCGCCGGGAGTTCCAGGAGAAGTGCCGCGAGGTGTGCCGCGAGTACGAGGCCGAGTTCACCGAGAAGATGCAGGGCCTCGGGATCTCGATCGACTGGAACCGGACGTACAAGACGATCAGCCCGGAGGTCCAGCGGACCTCCCAGCTGTCCTTCCTCGACCTCTACGAGCAGGGCCGCGAGTACCGCAAGCAGGCCCCCGCGATCTGGTGTCCCGACTGCGAGACGGCCATCTCGCAGGTCGAACAGGAGGACGCCGAGCGCCACACCCACTTCAACGACGTGCGGTTCGACCTGACGGAGCCGACCGAGAGCGGCCGGGACTCGTTCGTCATCGGGACGACCCGCCCCGAACTGCTTCCGGCCTGCGTCGCCGTCTTCGTCCACCCGGACGACGACGAGAACCGGGAGCTGATCGGGCGGGAGGCCGAGGTGCCGCTGTTCGGCCACAGCGTCCCGATCATCGAGGACGACCGCGTCGACCTGGAGACGGGGACGGGCGTCGTCATGTGCTGTACGTTCGGCGACCAGAACGACATCGAGTGGTACCAGGCTCACGACCTCCCCCTGCGCGTCGCCATCGACGAGTCCGCGACGATGACCGACCTCGCCGGCGACTACGAGGGCATGAGCACCCACGAGGCCCGCGAGGCCATCGCCGAGGACCTCGACGAGGCTGGCCACCTCGTCGACCGCGAGGAGCACACCCACACCGTGCAGGTCCACGAGCGCTGCGAGACCGACGTCGAGTTCCGCGTCTCCGAGCAGTGGTACGTCGAGATACTCGACCACAAGGAGGAGTACCTGGAGGCCGGCCGCGAGATGGACTGGTACCCCGAGAAGATGTTCACGCGGTACGAACACTGGATCGAGGGGCTGGAGTGGGACTGGCTCATCTCGCGCCAGCGCGACTCCGGCATCCCGTTCCCGGTGTGGTACTGCGAGGACTGCGGCGAGGAGGTCGTCGCGGACCGTGAGGCCCTGCCCGTCGACCCGCTCGCGGACGACCCGCCGGTCGACGCCTGCCCCGAGTGTGGACACGATTCGTTCGAGCCGGAGGACGACGTGTTCGACACGTGGGCGACCTCCAGCCTGACGCCGCTGATCAACGCCGGCTGGGACCCCGAGACGCTCGGCGACGGTGACCTCGCCGCCGGCGACCTCGACCATCCCGAACTGTACCCGTTCGACCTGCGCCCGCAGGCCCACGACATCATCAGCTTCTGGCTGTTCCACACGGTCGTCAAGTGCTACGAGCACACCGGCGAGGTGCCGTTCGACACCGTCATGATCCACGGCCACGTGCTGGACGAGAACCGCGAGAAGATGTCCAAGTCCAAGGGCAACATCGTCGCGCCGAAGGACGTCGTCGCCGAGTACCCCGTCGACGCCATCCGCTACTGGGCGGCCTCGACGGCGGTCGGCGACGACTTCCCCTTCCTCGACAAGGACATCGTCGCCGGCGAGAAGCTGCTCCGGAAGCTCTGGAACGCCTCGAAGCTCGTCGACCAGCTCACCCCCGAGACCGTCGACGAGCCGGCCGAGTTAGACCCCATCGACGAGTGGATCCTCGCGGAACTCGACGCGGTCGTCGAGGACCTGACCGACCACTTCGAGGCGTACGAGTTCGCGAAGGCCCGCGACCGCCTGCGGACGTTCTTCTGGAACACGTTCTGCGACGACTACCTCGAAATCGCGAAGAACCGCGACACCGACTCGACGGCGTACGCGCTCCGGACGGCCCACCGGACGTTCTGCAAGCTGTTCGCCCCGCTGCTTCCCCACGTCACCGAGGAGCTGTGGCGGGCGATGCACGGCGACGACAGCGTCCACACGACCGACTGGCCCGAACCGCGCGGCTACGAGGCCGACCTCGCCGCCGGCGAGACGGCGATGGAGGTCGTCTCCGCGCTCCGCAAGTACAAGACGGAACACCAGCTCGCGCTCAACGCCGACGTCGACGCGGTCGAGGTGTACGGCGACCTGGGCGGCATGGCCGACGCCGTCGCCGAGGTGATGCACGTCGGGAAACTGGAGACGTTCGACGCCGAGCCCGACACCACCACTGAGATCACCAGCATCGACCTGGACTACTCCACCGTCGGCCCGCAGTACGGCGAGAAGGTCGGCGACATCGACGCCGCCATCGAGGCCGGCGAGTTCGAGGTCGCCGACGACGGCCTGCGCGTCGCCGGCGAGACGCTCGGCCCCGACCTGTTCGAGGTCGAGCGCGAGCGCACCTACTCCGGCGAGGGCGAGATGATCGAGACGGAGTCTGCGGTCGTCGTCGTGCGGAACTGA
- a CDS encoding efflux RND transporter permease subunit gives MTDGLADRYAAFLADRYRLVAVAVLLLTAVVAAGAVVGETADGGIGQFETDTPERAALEEIEADYPSDDAVVTQVVVRDGNVLSRDSLLSSLRLQRDLRANDTVGPTLREEQGTVGLENVIATAAYYEDRSAGGNATGGPPGGSSGNASAAGQQRPTAPTLDEQVAALESRNASEVEALVGRVLDPDAETPGGDPYQFLPSSYRPGATTADARITFVFQADDSGPDADPTAAYDAQLAIESLVEERFDDAFAFGQGITDDASSRAVGDSFAIITPVALVLVLLVLGVAYRDVADVLVGVFGIATVLAWLAGIQGWLGVPSSQLLIAVPFLLIGLSIDYSLHVVMRYREAREGTLRADDDAVGRRSPAQATRLGVAGVVFALGAATFSTGIGFLSNYVSPLAAIRDFAVLSAGGILATFVVFGALVPAVKLGVENAFDRLGFERRKPAVGLEAGPINRGLSGAVALARRAPVGVVVLSLLLASAGAYGATGIDTEFNRADFLPEDAPAWADSLPGPLAPGDYDVREHAAYLGDNFRQRGQGSEAQVLLRGNVTDPATLRSLDAATNDPERGGAVVVRSDGTAAVEGPHTLLREVAAENDTVAAAVGERDADGDGLPDRDVAAVYDLLYDAAPDRAAEHLARTDGGEYASARLVVGVQGDAAAQTVAGDVRAFAAAVASDAPVTAVATGGPVTTAVLQDALLETLVEAFAVTLLVVLAFLTALYWRRHGAPGLGVVTLVPVLVALAWLLGTMRAFGIAFNSETAVITSLAIGLGVDYSIHLGERVVEERKRRDEFADALSAAVTGTGGALLGSAATTAAGFGVLSLALAPPLQRFGIVTGLSIVYAFIACLTVLPCLLILRERALARFA, from the coding sequence ATGACCGACGGACTCGCCGACCGGTACGCCGCCTTCCTCGCCGACCGCTACCGCCTCGTCGCCGTCGCGGTACTCCTCCTGACCGCCGTCGTCGCCGCCGGGGCGGTCGTCGGCGAGACGGCGGACGGCGGCATCGGCCAGTTCGAGACCGACACGCCGGAGCGGGCGGCGTTGGAGGAGATCGAGGCCGACTACCCGAGCGACGACGCCGTCGTGACGCAGGTGGTCGTGCGCGACGGGAACGTCCTCTCGCGGGATTCCCTGCTTTCGAGCCTCCGCCTCCAGCGGGACCTGCGGGCGAACGACACCGTCGGCCCGACGCTCCGCGAGGAGCAGGGGACCGTCGGCCTGGAAAACGTGATCGCGACGGCCGCGTACTACGAGGACCGGAGTGCCGGCGGGAACGCGACCGGCGGCCCGCCCGGCGGGAGTAGCGGGAACGCGTCCGCCGCCGGCCAGCAGCGACCGACCGCCCCGACGCTGGACGAGCAGGTCGCCGCCCTCGAATCGCGTAACGCGAGCGAGGTCGAGGCCCTCGTCGGCCGGGTGCTTGACCCCGACGCGGAGACGCCCGGCGGCGACCCGTACCAGTTCCTGCCGTCGTCGTACCGGCCCGGCGCGACGACCGCCGACGCGCGGATCACGTTCGTGTTCCAGGCCGACGACAGCGGCCCGGACGCGGACCCGACGGCCGCCTACGACGCCCAGTTGGCGATCGAGTCGCTCGTCGAGGAGCGGTTCGACGACGCCTTCGCGTTCGGGCAGGGGATCACCGACGACGCGTCGTCGCGGGCGGTCGGCGACAGCTTCGCGATCATCACGCCCGTCGCGCTCGTGCTCGTCCTGCTGGTGCTGGGCGTCGCCTACCGCGACGTCGCGGACGTGCTCGTCGGCGTGTTCGGCATCGCCACGGTTCTGGCGTGGCTCGCGGGGATCCAAGGGTGGCTCGGCGTCCCGTCGAGCCAGTTGCTGATCGCCGTCCCGTTCCTGCTGATCGGGCTGTCCATCGACTACTCGCTGCACGTCGTGATGCGCTACCGCGAGGCCCGCGAGGGGACGCTCCGGGCCGACGACGACGCGGTCGGCCGCCGGTCCCCCGCCCAGGCGACGCGGCTCGGCGTCGCCGGCGTCGTCTTCGCGCTCGGCGCGGCGACGTTCTCGACGGGCATCGGCTTCCTCTCGAACTACGTCAGCCCGCTGGCCGCGATCCGGGACTTCGCCGTGCTGTCGGCCGGCGGCATCCTCGCCACGTTCGTCGTGTTCGGCGCGCTGGTGCCCGCGGTCAAACTGGGCGTGGAGAACGCGTTCGACCGCCTAGGCTTCGAGCGCCGCAAACCCGCGGTCGGCCTCGAAGCCGGGCCGATCAACCGCGGGCTCTCGGGAGCCGTGGCGCTCGCGCGGCGCGCGCCGGTCGGGGTCGTCGTCCTCTCGCTCCTGCTGGCCTCGGCCGGGGCGTACGGCGCGACCGGCATCGACACGGAGTTCAACCGGGCAGACTTCCTGCCGGAGGACGCGCCGGCGTGGGCCGACTCCCTGCCCGGCCCGCTCGCGCCCGGCGACTACGACGTGCGCGAGCACGCCGCCTACCTCGGCGACAACTTCCGCCAGCGCGGCCAGGGGTCGGAGGCGCAGGTGCTGTTACGCGGGAACGTGACCGACCCCGCAACCCTGCGTTCGCTGGACGCCGCGACGAACGACCCCGAGCGGGGCGGGGCGGTCGTCGTCCGCTCGGACGGGACGGCCGCGGTCGAGGGACCCCACACGCTGCTCCGCGAGGTGGCCGCCGAGAACGACACCGTCGCGGCAGCCGTCGGCGAGCGGGACGCCGACGGCGACGGCCTGCCCGACCGGGACGTGGCCGCGGTGTACGACCTCCTCTACGACGCCGCGCCCGACCGGGCCGCCGAGCACCTCGCCCGGACAGACGGCGGCGAGTACGCCTCCGCGCGCCTCGTCGTCGGGGTGCAGGGCGACGCCGCCGCCCAGACCGTCGCCGGGGACGTACGGGCGTTCGCGGCCGCGGTCGCGTCGGACGCGCCGGTGACGGCGGTCGCGACCGGCGGCCCGGTGACCACCGCGGTCCTGCAGGACGCGCTGCTGGAGACGCTGGTGGAGGCGTTCGCCGTAACGCTTCTCGTCGTCCTCGCGTTCCTGACGGCGCTGTACTGGCGGCGACACGGCGCGCCCGGCCTGGGCGTCGTCACGCTCGTCCCCGTGCTGGTCGCGCTGGCGTGGCTGCTCGGGACGATGCGGGCGTTCGGCATCGCGTTCAACAGCGAAACGGCGGTGATCACCAGTCTCGCCATCGGGCTGGGCGTCGACTACAGCATCCACCTCGGCGAACGCGTCGTCGAGGAGCGGAAGCGACGCGACGAGTTCGCCGACGCGCTGTCGGCGGCGGTGACCGGCACCGGCGGCGCGCTGCTGGGCAGCGCCGCGACGACCGCCGCCGGCTTCGGCGTCCTCTCGCTCGCGCTCGCGCCGCCGCTCCAGCGCTTCGGCATCGTGACCGGGCTGTCCATCGTCTACGCGTTCATCGCCTGCCTGACGGTGCTGCCCTGCCTGCTCATCCTCCGGGAGCGGGCGCTGGCGCGGTTCGCCTGA
- a CDS encoding HFX_2341 family transcriptional regulator, translating into MQTHIVPVGFDYDRLIAPLVRDQLDVDHVILLEGAVGSEANVEYSRNLSEKLEKDFRNLLGASTERFVIEDVYDYDAAFTQAYDLINAELDDGNEVWVNVSAMPRTVSFAFATAAHSIMVEREGDRDQIHTYYTVPEKYLETELAEELRKQIDLLSDAGGGGMDDERVAERLESARELLAEFDERGTTIGAKEIDGDHIVELPVASFSNVKPFEELILYKLGEHGEFESVSELAEALAAELNEEYTDSFRSKVIYNVDRLGPGGKGYIEQEAGGKSYRTRLSRIGELWVNSHSDGGDGLGE; encoded by the coding sequence ATGCAGACCCACATCGTCCCGGTCGGCTTCGACTACGACCGGCTGATCGCGCCGCTGGTGCGCGACCAGTTGGACGTCGACCACGTCATCCTGCTGGAGGGGGCGGTCGGGAGCGAGGCGAACGTCGAGTACTCCCGGAACCTCTCCGAGAAGCTCGAGAAGGACTTCCGCAACCTGCTGGGCGCGTCGACCGAGCGGTTCGTCATCGAGGACGTGTACGACTACGACGCCGCGTTCACGCAGGCGTACGACCTGATCAACGCCGAACTGGACGACGGCAACGAGGTGTGGGTCAACGTCAGCGCGATGCCCCGCACCGTCAGCTTCGCGTTCGCGACGGCGGCCCACTCGATCATGGTCGAGCGGGAGGGCGACCGCGACCAGATCCACACCTACTACACGGTCCCCGAGAAGTACCTCGAAACCGAACTGGCCGAGGAGCTCCGGAAGCAGATCGACCTGCTCTCGGACGCCGGCGGGGGCGGGATGGACGACGAGCGCGTCGCCGAGCGCCTGGAGAGCGCCCGGGAACTGCTCGCGGAGTTCGACGAGCGCGGCACGACGATCGGCGCGAAGGAGATAGACGGCGACCACATCGTCGAACTGCCGGTCGCCTCGTTCTCGAACGTGAAGCCGTTCGAGGAGCTGATCCTCTACAAGCTCGGCGAGCACGGCGAGTTCGAGTCCGTCTCCGAACTGGCGGAGGCGCTGGCCGCCGAGTTGAACGAGGAGTACACCGACAGCTTCCGCTCGAAGGTGATCTACAACGTCGACCGCCTCGGCCCCGGCGGGAAGGGGTACATCGAGCAGGAGGCCGGCGGGAAGTCCTACCGGACGCGGCTCTCCCGCATCGGGGAGCTGTGGGTGAACTCCCACTCCGACGGCGGGGACGGGTTGGGCGAGTAA
- a CDS encoding DUF7127 family protein: protein MKTPSELESVAGEREAVTIAEREYDGESVVAVDFGPAAGEPSVDVVGGTAIVVVDDAQYEFDVPPDADEVTTNGGVLTIRAER from the coding sequence ATGAAAACGCCGTCAGAACTCGAAAGCGTCGCCGGGGAACGGGAAGCGGTGACGATCGCCGAACGGGAGTACGACGGGGAGAGCGTCGTCGCCGTCGACTTCGGTCCGGCCGCCGGGGAGCCGTCGGTCGACGTCGTCGGGGGGACGGCAATCGTCGTGGTGGACGACGCGCAGTACGAGTTCGACGTGCCGCCGGACGCCGACGAGGTCACGACCAACGGCGGCGTCCTCACGATCAGGGCCGAGCGGTAG
- a CDS encoding sodium:solute symporter family protein, translating to MSTALQLGIVAGYLLIALGVGLFAYRLTDRTAEDYYLASRTLGTVVLLFTTFATLLSAFTFFAGPNIAYGNGPEWILVMGLMDGVLFGILWYVIGYKQWLVGRARGYVTLGEMLGDRFGSRTLRGLVAGVSLFWLFPYVMLQQVGAGTALAALTDGAVSYAAGAGIITAFMIAYVVLAGMRGIAWTDTLQGVFMLTVVWAATLWVLSAVGGVGEATGALAANEPGFLSLGGGLYSPEWMISQAVTIAFGVTMFPQVNQRFFVARSEAVLKRSFALWPVLVILLFVPAFMLGAWAAGLGVAMPESGNILPALLTEYTPGWFAALVVAGAMAAMMSSSDSMLLSGSSYFTRDLYRPFAGGDVDERREDLIARVGVVAFAVAAFLVSLTRPATLFAIGDAAFSGFAQLALPVAVALYWRRTTRTGIAAGILGSQGFYALHLFWIGTSPAAYGGWTAGVVGMVVGLVLTVGVSAVTAAAPDEDESVYFGSAGAD from the coding sequence GTGAGCACGGCGCTCCAGCTCGGCATCGTCGCCGGCTACCTGCTGATCGCGCTCGGCGTCGGCCTGTTCGCCTACCGGCTCACCGACCGGACGGCCGAGGACTACTACCTCGCCAGCCGCACGCTCGGCACCGTCGTATTGCTGTTCACGACGTTCGCGACGCTGCTGTCGGCGTTCACGTTCTTCGCCGGGCCGAACATCGCGTACGGCAACGGCCCCGAGTGGATCCTCGTGATGGGGCTGATGGACGGCGTGCTGTTCGGGATCCTCTGGTACGTGATCGGCTACAAGCAGTGGCTCGTCGGGCGCGCCCGCGGCTACGTCACGCTCGGCGAGATGCTGGGCGACCGCTTCGGGTCGCGGACGCTGCGCGGCCTCGTCGCCGGCGTCAGCCTGTTCTGGCTGTTCCCGTACGTGATGCTCCAGCAGGTCGGCGCGGGCACCGCGCTGGCGGCGTTGACCGACGGCGCGGTGTCGTACGCCGCGGGTGCCGGCATCATCACCGCGTTCATGATCGCCTACGTCGTCCTCGCGGGGATGCGCGGCATCGCTTGGACGGACACGCTTCAGGGCGTGTTCATGCTGACGGTCGTGTGGGCGGCGACGCTGTGGGTGCTGTCGGCGGTCGGCGGGGTGGGCGAGGCGACCGGCGCGCTCGCCGCGAACGAGCCCGGTTTCCTCTCGCTCGGCGGGGGGCTCTACTCGCCCGAGTGGATGATATCGCAGGCGGTCACCATCGCGTTCGGGGTGACGATGTTCCCGCAGGTGAACCAGCGCTTCTTCGTGGCGCGCTCGGAGGCCGTGCTCAAGCGCTCGTTCGCGCTGTGGCCCGTGCTCGTCATCCTGCTGTTCGTCCCCGCGTTCATGCTCGGCGCGTGGGCGGCCGGCCTCGGCGTCGCCATGCCGGAGAGCGGCAATATCCTGCCGGCGCTCCTGACCGAGTACACGCCCGGCTGGTTCGCCGCGCTGGTGGTCGCCGGCGCGATGGCCGCGATGATGAGTTCCTCGGACTCGATGCTGCTATCGGGGTCCTCCTATTTCACCCGCGACCTCTACCGCCCGTTCGCCGGCGGCGACGTCGACGAGCGCAGGGAGGACCTGATCGCCCGCGTCGGCGTCGTCGCCTTCGCGGTCGCGGCCTTCCTCGTCAGCCTGACGCGGCCGGCCACGCTGTTTGCCATCGGCGACGCCGCGTTCAGCGGCTTCGCCCAACTGGCGCTGCCGGTCGCCGTCGCGCTGTACTGGCGGCGGACGACCCGGACGGGGATCGCCGCCGGGATTCTCGGGAGCCAGGGGTTCTACGCGCTCCACCTGTTCTGGATCGGCACCAGCCCCGCCGCCTACGGCGGCTGGACCGCCGGCGTCGTCGGCATGGTCGTCGGCCTCGTCCTGACGGTGGGCGTCTCTGCGGTCACGGCCGCCGCGCCCGACGAGGACGAGAGCGTCTACTTCGGCAGCGCGGGCGCGGACTGA
- a CDS encoding DUF3311 domain-containing protein: MVSRAERYGWAGVFLTLVALAIPWFLWGNSTVVAGLPVWVWWHVGWLVLSSLAFALFADRAWGVWVGDPA; encoded by the coding sequence ATGGTATCGAGGGCCGAGCGGTACGGCTGGGCGGGGGTGTTTCTCACCCTCGTCGCGCTCGCGATCCCCTGGTTCCTGTGGGGAAACAGCACCGTCGTCGCCGGGCTCCCGGTGTGGGTCTGGTGGCACGTCGGCTGGCTCGTGCTGTCCTCGCTGGCGTTCGCGCTGTTCGCCGACCGCGCGTGGGGCGTCTGGGTGGGTGATCCGGCGTGA